The [Flavobacterium] thermophilum genome has a segment encoding these proteins:
- the yycG_5 gene encoding Sensor histidine kinase YycG has product MRKISFKLGLLFFVFVLGIETVLFASLYVTLVNARINEEFEQLLARGNNHRDVLEKSYHPSTLEHVTMMESEAETDVVITNDKGKILYFSDHILPFAKRVIKKSNKNIPYGGMIVQKNWQRESYISTVSPIRIDGKIKGYVYMFQHTASIQNMIDRLKHHFLVVGILSVFLTIMTIAFLSRVITIPLIRMKQATEKLSKGDFSVRLQVKGEDELAQLGKAIQTLARDLEYLKKERNEFLASISHELRTPLTYVKGYADIARRPTIEEEERAKYLSIIYEEAEHMQKLVKDLFELAKMDQHSFQIEKEPTPLCLFLKKIYEKMYPAFQTKNMSLVYHCDENITVHIDQQRFEQVMMNLLDNALKYSHQGSTVSIDVRMEKKNVMIMISDEGIGIPEADLPHIFERFYRVDKSRSRTGGGTGLGLAIVKEIVEAHGGSIYATSQCRKGTTMIITLPKGDEHVHDITS; this is encoded by the coding sequence GTGCGAAAAATTTCGTTTAAGTTAGGGCTATTATTTTTTGTCTTTGTGTTAGGAATCGAAACGGTTTTATTTGCGTCGTTATATGTGACACTCGTTAACGCTAGAATTAATGAAGAATTTGAGCAGCTGTTAGCGAGAGGGAACAATCACCGTGATGTATTGGAAAAAAGCTATCACCCTTCTACGTTAGAACATGTCACCATGATGGAGTCTGAAGCGGAGACCGACGTCGTTATTACCAATGACAAGGGGAAGATACTATATTTTTCAGATCATATTTTACCGTTTGCTAAAAGAGTAATAAAAAAATCAAATAAAAACATTCCCTATGGCGGAATGATTGTGCAAAAAAATTGGCAAAGAGAGTCGTATATTTCGACAGTAAGCCCGATTCGGATTGACGGCAAGATCAAAGGGTATGTGTACATGTTTCAGCATACGGCTTCCATTCAAAACATGATTGATAGGCTAAAACATCATTTTCTAGTCGTGGGCATTCTTTCCGTCTTTTTGACCATTATGACGATTGCTTTTTTATCAAGAGTCATTACGATTCCGCTCATTCGGATGAAACAAGCGACCGAAAAACTGAGCAAGGGGGACTTTTCTGTCCGCTTGCAAGTAAAAGGAGAAGATGAGTTGGCACAGTTAGGAAAAGCGATTCAAACATTGGCAAGGGATTTGGAATACTTAAAAAAAGAAAGAAACGAATTTCTCGCTAGTATTTCTCATGAACTTCGTACTCCGCTCACGTATGTCAAAGGATATGCGGACATCGCGAGAAGGCCAACTATCGAGGAGGAAGAAAGAGCGAAATATTTGTCCATTATTTATGAAGAAGCAGAGCATATGCAAAAGTTAGTGAAAGACTTGTTTGAGCTCGCGAAAATGGATCAACATTCGTTTCAAATCGAGAAAGAGCCAACTCCACTGTGCCTTTTTTTGAAAAAAATATACGAGAAAATGTATCCTGCTTTTCAGACGAAAAATATGTCTCTTGTCTACCACTGCGATGAAAACATTACCGTCCATATCGACCAACAGCGTTTTGAGCAAGTGATGATGAATCTTTTGGACAATGCGTTAAAATATTCTCATCAAGGTTCTACCGTTTCCATTGATGTAAGAATGGAGAAAAAGAACGTGATGATCATGATTTCCGACGAAGGAATAGGAATTCCTGAAGCAGATTTGCCGCATATTTTTGAACGATTTTACAGGGTGGATAAATCAAGATCGAGAACAGGCGGAGGGACGGGATTAGGCTTGGCGATTGTGAAAGAAATTGTCGAAGCGCACGGCGGTTCGATTTACGCAACGAGCCAATGTAGAAAAGGGACGACGATGATCATTACGTTACCGAAGGGAGATGAACATGTACACGATATTACTAGTTGA
- a CDS encoding FOG: Transposase has protein sequence MNRLAHHQGIHKFFFTLGLTLQLSKPVIKHLIHIVDALTTKGFSGTLTDIHYWSFHPNHRTTLSHFFTKSPWNEERLLGKLQEWILSQVERLAKRKNQPLFVSIDDTICQKTKPSSRAAHAIQGCDWHYSHKDHQSVWGHSLVWLMVHTFTQAFPFAFRLYDKKAGKSKIDLAIEMLSSLKVKRAQPVYVLMDSWYPSKKLIEACLKQGFHVIAMLKTNRILYPKGIAIQAKQFARYIESKDTRLVTVGQERYRVYRYEGAIHGLDDAVVLLAWKADQPMAPEHLHCILSTDRELGDEDILRYYAQRWTIECFFRQAKDQLKLDGYRVRHIRAVKRYWAVVLLACVYSIAESRQNLSTGLELLRSRKDHSVVEFIYDAAKQDIPIDVIKKQLHVA, from the coding sequence ATGAATAGATTAGCACATCACCAAGGAATCCACAAGTTTTTCTTCACGCTGGGGTTGACGCTGCAGCTTTCCAAACCGGTCATCAAGCATCTCATTCATATTGTCGATGCCTTGACCACCAAGGGATTCTCGGGAACATTGACTGATATTCATTACTGGAGCTTTCATCCGAATCATCGAACGACGCTCAGTCACTTTTTCACGAAAAGCCCTTGGAACGAGGAAAGGCTGCTTGGGAAGCTTCAAGAGTGGATCCTTTCCCAGGTCGAACGACTGGCCAAACGGAAGAATCAACCCCTTTTTGTTTCGATTGATGATACGATTTGCCAAAAAACAAAGCCTTCGTCACGGGCTGCGCACGCCATTCAAGGGTGCGACTGGCACTACTCGCATAAAGATCATCAATCGGTCTGGGGGCATTCGCTCGTTTGGCTGATGGTGCACACCTTCACGCAGGCGTTCCCATTTGCGTTCCGCCTGTATGACAAGAAAGCGGGAAAAAGCAAGATCGACCTGGCGATCGAGATGCTTTCCTCGCTCAAGGTGAAGCGGGCTCAGCCGGTGTATGTGCTCATGGATTCGTGGTATCCGTCCAAAAAGCTCATCGAAGCCTGTCTGAAACAGGGATTCCATGTCATCGCGATGCTCAAGACGAACCGGATTCTCTACCCGAAAGGCATCGCCATCCAAGCCAAGCAGTTTGCCCGCTATATCGAGTCCAAAGACACCCGCCTCGTCACGGTGGGGCAGGAGCGTTATCGCGTGTATCGCTATGAGGGGGCCATCCATGGCCTCGATGACGCGGTGGTGCTGCTGGCTTGGAAGGCGGATCAGCCGATGGCGCCGGAACATCTTCATTGCATCTTGAGCACCGACCGGGAACTCGGGGACGAAGACATCTTGCGTTACTACGCCCAGCGCTGGACGATCGAGTGCTTTTTCCGGCAGGCGAAAGATCAACTGAAGCTGGATGGATACCGCGTTCGCCACATTCGGGCGGTGAAACGGTATTGGGCGGTGGTGCTGTTGGCCTGCGTGTACAGCATCGCCGAATCCCGACAAAACCTCTCCACCGGGCTGGAGCTTCTTCGGTCGCGGAAAGACCACAGCGTCGTCGAGTTCATTTATGACGCTGCAAAGCAAGATATTCCCATTGATGTGATCAAAAAACAGCTCCATGTCGCCTAA
- a CDS encoding Transposase and inactivated derivatives: MKRLKITNDHGWTPRTLRKQERKIKNTLLRQRVMAVRLVMEGYLGKEVASMVNVCRQTVSHYVSLFNEGGLELLLHRDFAPGREPFLTEEQQEKIKQLVLTTTPAELGWDVASAWNTKLLQSYVAKQFGVSISREALRKLLHRKGLSWTRPTYTLAKGNPDEQKQFEKQMDLIKKNLITKETEDAVLLYIDETHIRSYHVLRSTWSEVGRQKQVPTFGHHAHVSLFGAVNVHDGETVLHQTTAANAATFLDFLRMLKERYPDRLMVLVLDNARIHHAKMVKEFLREEGQCFHFIYLPPYSPQLNPIERLWKWLKDTVIANVFHKDRNDIIQAITRFVNYIHERPEEVLQRLGCAG; this comes from the coding sequence ATGAAACGTCTCAAAATCACCAACGATCACGGATGGACACCTCGGACACTTCGCAAACAGGAACGGAAAATCAAAAACACCCTTCTTCGCCAACGTGTGATGGCCGTCCGCCTGGTCATGGAAGGCTATTTGGGCAAAGAGGTGGCCTCCATGGTCAACGTGTGCCGACAAACCGTTTCCCATTATGTGTCGCTGTTCAACGAAGGCGGTCTGGAGCTCTTGCTTCATCGGGATTTCGCCCCTGGGCGGGAGCCGTTTCTCACGGAAGAACAGCAAGAAAAGATCAAACAGCTTGTATTGACCACCACTCCCGCGGAACTGGGCTGGGACGTCGCTTCGGCGTGGAACACCAAACTCCTGCAATCCTATGTCGCAAAGCAATTCGGTGTTTCCATTTCCCGCGAAGCGTTGCGAAAACTCCTGCACCGCAAAGGGCTGTCGTGGACACGACCGACGTACACACTGGCGAAAGGAAATCCGGATGAGCAAAAGCAATTTGAAAAACAAATGGATCTGATAAAAAAAAACTTGATCACCAAGGAGACAGAAGATGCTGTTCTTCTGTACATCGATGAAACCCATATCCGCTCTTACCATGTCTTGCGGTCCACATGGTCGGAAGTCGGCCGCCAAAAACAAGTGCCGACGTTTGGCCATCATGCCCACGTATCGCTGTTTGGCGCGGTCAACGTCCATGATGGTGAAACGGTGCTTCATCAAACAACTGCCGCCAATGCTGCGACGTTCTTGGATTTCTTGAGAATGCTCAAAGAGCGCTATCCAGACCGTCTCATGGTCTTGGTGTTGGATAACGCCCGCATTCACCATGCCAAGATGGTCAAGGAGTTTTTGCGGGAAGAAGGGCAGTGTTTTCACTTTATTTACCTTCCTCCCTATTCGCCACAGCTGAACCCGATCGAACGCTTATGGAAATGGCTGAAAGATACGGTGATTGCCAATGTATTTCACAAGGATCGCAACGATATCATTCAAGCCATTACTCGGTTTGTCAACTACATCCACGAACGTCCGGAGGAAGTGCTGCAGCGCTTAGGGTGTGCAGGATGA
- the ydjZ_2 gene encoding TVP38/TMEM64 family inner membrane protein ydjZ, with protein MEEKLITLFHTYESVAYLISIAINIVISILGVVPSVFLTAANLAVFGFWKGTFLSFVGEAVGAIVSFVLYRKGFHKLSETKWFSYPKVKRLLEAEGVEAFSLILSLRLLPFVPSGLVTFVAAIGHTSLLIFIIASSLGKLPALLLEAYSVYQVMNWTWQGKVISTLLSVFLFIFTWKKITRKKA; from the coding sequence ATGGAAGAGAAGCTCATTACATTGTTTCATACATATGAAAGCGTTGCTTATCTCATTAGTATTGCGATCAATATTGTGATCAGTATTTTAGGCGTTGTACCGAGCGTATTTCTCACTGCAGCTAACTTGGCGGTATTCGGTTTTTGGAAAGGCACCTTTTTATCGTTTGTAGGGGAAGCTGTTGGGGCGATTGTTTCTTTCGTTTTATATCGAAAAGGATTTCACAAACTTTCGGAAACGAAATGGTTTTCCTATCCGAAAGTGAAACGTTTGCTTGAGGCAGAAGGGGTAGAAGCCTTTTCGCTTATTTTGTCTTTGCGTCTTCTTCCTTTTGTTCCGTCGGGACTTGTGACGTTTGTGGCAGCGATCGGACACACCTCCTTACTGATCTTTATCATTGCCAGCTCGCTTGGAAAGCTGCCAGCACTTTTGTTAGAGGCATATTCGGTTTATCAAGTGATGAATTGGACATGGCAAGGGAAAGTGATATCGACACTTCTATCTGTTTTTTTATTTATATTTACTTGGAAGAAAATCACTCGAAAAAAGGCTTAA
- the srrA_4 gene encoding Staphylococcal respiratory response protein A: protein MYTILLVDDEKRMLDLLELYLAPKGYRCVTCESGVAAIRYLENNKADLVLLDVMMPEMDGWEMCKQIREFSNVPIIMVTARGETTDVVQGLKIGADDYITKPFDESELLARIEAVLRRSVGKQAKLEFNGLVWDEAQHKVQYAGHDIFLTPKEFAILGLFLKNPNRVFSREQLIVTLWGYNANTKERTIDSHVKNIREKLRQAGFPIDQFLQTVWGVGYKWGDKVKRNGREAHYIVSYI, encoded by the coding sequence ATGTACACGATATTACTAGTTGATGACGAAAAACGAATGTTGGATTTATTAGAGCTGTATCTTGCACCGAAAGGGTACCGTTGTGTGACATGCGAGTCGGGAGTAGCGGCGATCCGCTATTTGGAAAACAATAAAGCGGACCTCGTTTTGCTTGATGTGATGATGCCAGAGATGGACGGATGGGAAATGTGCAAACAAATACGAGAGTTTTCGAATGTCCCAATTATTATGGTAACAGCAAGAGGAGAAACGACAGATGTTGTCCAAGGGTTGAAAATCGGAGCAGATGATTATATTACAAAACCATTTGACGAATCTGAGCTGCTCGCTCGGATCGAAGCGGTATTGCGCCGTTCTGTAGGAAAACAAGCGAAACTGGAGTTTAACGGCTTAGTTTGGGATGAAGCGCAGCATAAAGTCCAATATGCTGGGCACGATATTTTTCTCACGCCAAAAGAGTTTGCCATTTTAGGACTTTTTCTCAAAAATCCAAACAGGGTATTTAGCCGAGAGCAACTCATCGTGACATTATGGGGGTATAACGCCAATACAAAAGAACGGACAATCGATTCGCATGTCAAAAATATTCGCGAGAAGCTCCGCCAAGCCGGTTTTCCGATCGATCAATTTCTGCAAACCGTTTGGGGTGTAGGATATAAATGGGGGGATAAGGTAAAAAGAAATGGAAGAGAAGCTCATTACATTGTTTCATACATATGA
- the Int-Tn_2 gene encoding Integrase, translating into MMNFDKLIKEKKKGFYFRIDVGKDPVTGKRKQASFGPFRTKTETKKELLKIKNQVDDGSYFKESTEDFSMFMERWFNTSYKRTVEITTAKSREYVIRNHIMKYFQHKKINEITTFDIDSFYVDKLDNGYSGAYIRQMHNLLNQAFDQAVKWSLVKVNPVKNAKPPKVKSEEKITWTVDEVNRFLNLIKDSSMEIPYLLAIFTGMRRGEVLGLKWDDVDFENKKIRIKRSLCFVSGKGLIFKEPKTKKSKRQISISQHVVNVLKKHKQKQEFQKEKLGTQYQDNNLIVCTDDGKPLDPRNLLRQFYRLIEEANVPRISFHDLRHTHATILMQQGENPKVVSERLGHSRVGITLDLYSHVSDDLQEQAAEKFENALLKTESKTFS; encoded by the coding sequence ATGATGAACTTTGACAAGTTAATTAAAGAAAAGAAAAAAGGATTTTATTTTCGAATTGATGTAGGGAAAGATCCAGTTACCGGTAAGAGAAAGCAAGCAAGTTTCGGACCGTTTCGTACAAAGACTGAAACGAAGAAAGAACTTCTTAAAATTAAAAACCAAGTCGATGATGGAAGTTATTTTAAAGAAAGTACAGAAGATTTTTCAATGTTCATGGAGCGGTGGTTTAACACCTCTTATAAAAGAACAGTAGAAATAACTACCGCAAAAAGCAGGGAATATGTAATCAGAAATCATATTATGAAATATTTCCAACATAAAAAAATTAATGAAATTACAACATTTGATATTGACAGTTTCTATGTAGACAAGTTAGACAACGGGTATTCAGGCGCATATATCCGACAAATGCATAATCTGCTCAATCAAGCATTTGATCAAGCGGTAAAATGGTCATTGGTTAAAGTGAACCCTGTAAAGAATGCTAAACCGCCCAAAGTGAAAAGTGAAGAAAAAATTACATGGACAGTGGATGAGGTAAATCGATTTCTGAATCTGATTAAAGATAGCTCTATGGAGATCCCTTACCTTCTTGCGATTTTTACAGGAATGCGACGTGGAGAAGTTTTAGGACTAAAATGGGATGACGTGGATTTTGAGAATAAGAAAATCCGCATCAAGCGCAGCTTATGCTTTGTCTCAGGCAAAGGATTAATTTTTAAAGAGCCTAAAACAAAAAAATCGAAAAGACAAATTTCAATTTCTCAACATGTTGTAAATGTATTAAAGAAACATAAACAAAAACAAGAATTTCAGAAGGAGAAATTGGGTACTCAATACCAAGACAACAATTTAATTGTCTGCACTGACGACGGAAAACCTCTTGATCCACGAAACTTGTTACGACAATTTTATCGCTTGATCGAAGAAGCAAACGTACCGCGTATAAGCTTCCATGATTTGCGGCATACACATGCAACCATCTTAATGCAGCAAGGCGAAAATCCAAAAGTGGTTAGCGAGCGCTTGGGGCATTCCCGCGTCGGTATAACTTTAGATTTATACTCACATGTCAGTGATGATTTACAAGAACAAGCGGCAGAGAAATTTGAAAATGCCCTTCTTAAAACAGAGTCAAAAACCTTTAGTTAA
- a CDS encoding Putative cell wall binding repeat 2 — MISKLLRGVLVAVLPIFIITGCNNQNNDHNQMDHDSKEMDHANMNHEDMDMSSNDKDKDNKTNEMEFAKPPNSFNRLASQNMIVTATKNVTRINTDDPIELSVMVSQTVWPATHKENQPGGIILVPVESWQIALASVDLIHHPSNGPVLFTKDQKIPDAVLKEINRLQPLGTADGTQIMVMGNLRKSELDKLKNFKMKQISETDPAAFAKEIDQFYSDIAGKTPQSVIIGSLEDKAKLYTLIAANWIAHMEEPLLYVTANDIPQPTKEALQQRKGKANIYLLGPESVISKEVENELKSFGTVVRIAGDTPVQQSVSFATYKDEKTKFGWGLNNPGHGVSFISTKTPELAIAAAPFSHLGKHAPLIWLENGALTTDVYEFLARLKPTFTVEPTEGPYNHAFLSGTFRSIPYQTQGIIDEKLEIVPATGEGHAGH; from the coding sequence ATGATCAGTAAATTACTTAGGGGAGTCCTAGTAGCTGTGCTACCTATCTTTATCATTACCGGATGTAACAATCAAAACAATGACCATAATCAGATGGATCATGATTCGAAAGAAATGGATCATGCAAATATGAATCATGAAGATATGGATATGTCCTCCAATGATAAAGACAAAGATAACAAAACAAATGAAATGGAGTTCGCGAAGCCGCCAAACTCATTCAACCGTTTAGCAAGCCAAAACATGATCGTAACAGCGACGAAAAACGTTACTCGTATCAACACGGATGATCCTATTGAGTTATCCGTCATGGTTTCACAAACGGTTTGGCCTGCCACTCATAAAGAAAACCAGCCCGGCGGAATTATTTTAGTGCCCGTTGAAAGTTGGCAAATCGCATTGGCAAGTGTAGACTTAATTCATCATCCGAGCAACGGCCCTGTTTTATTTACAAAAGATCAAAAAATACCGGATGCCGTCTTAAAGGAAATAAACCGCCTTCAGCCTTTAGGCACAGCTGACGGTACGCAAATTATGGTGATGGGAAATCTTAGGAAAAGTGAACTAGATAAATTAAAGAATTTTAAGATGAAACAAATTAGTGAAACAGATCCGGCTGCGTTTGCGAAAGAAATTGACCAATTTTACAGCGACATTGCCGGCAAGACTCCACAAAGTGTGATTATTGGTTCTTTGGAAGATAAGGCAAAATTGTACACTCTTATAGCTGCCAATTGGATTGCCCACATGGAAGAACCGTTGTTGTATGTTACGGCAAATGACATTCCGCAACCAACGAAAGAGGCGTTACAGCAAAGAAAAGGAAAAGCAAATATATACCTTTTAGGTCCCGAATCAGTAATCTCTAAAGAAGTGGAAAACGAACTAAAATCATTTGGCACTGTTGTCCGAATCGCGGGCGATACACCGGTGCAACAATCCGTTTCTTTTGCTACTTATAAAGATGAAAAAACAAAATTTGGCTGGGGGCTAAATAATCCGGGGCATGGCGTATCATTTATTTCAACGAAAACCCCTGAATTAGCGATTGCAGCTGCGCCATTTTCTCATCTAGGAAAGCACGCACCTTTAATATGGCTAGAGAATGGAGCATTAACGACGGATGTATATGAATTTTTAGCTCGTTTAAAACCAACTTTTACTGTTGAGCCAACAGAGGGACCGTATAACCATGCATTTTTATCTGGCACATTCCGCTCCATCCCTTATCAAACGCAAGGAATTATTGACGAAAAGCTCGAAATTGTTCCGGCAACCGGAGAAGGACATGCAGGGCATTAG
- a CDS encoding FOG: Transposase yields MTDLHHESFHPNHRTTLSHFFTKSPWDEEILLRKLQQWMLRHVERTAKRENHPIFVSIDDTICRKTKPSSQAKHAIEGCNWHYSHADKKSIWGHSLVWLMVHTMTQAFPFAFRLYDKADGKSKGQWAIEMLSSLDVHGSVYVLMDSWYPSKTLVEACLKKGFHVIAMLKTNRVLYPKGIAIQAKQFARYIEPEDTHLVTVGEERYRVYRYEGALKGLDDAVVLLAWKADQPMTPEHLHCVLSTDRELSDEEILRYYAQRWSIECFFRQAKDQLKLDGYRVRQRRAVKRYWILVQLAYVYSMVESNSDFSTGLDFLRKKKGHSLVEFIYDAAKQDIPIDVVKKQLHVA; encoded by the coding sequence TTGACCGATCTGCATCACGAGAGCTTTCATCCCAACCATCGAACGACACTGAGCCATTTTTTCACGAAAAGCCCTTGGGATGAAGAAATCTTGCTTCGCAAACTCCAGCAGTGGATGCTTCGTCATGTGGAACGAACGGCCAAGCGAGAGAATCACCCCATTTTTGTTTCGATCGATGATACGATCTGCCGAAAAACGAAGCCTTCGTCACAGGCGAAACACGCTATTGAAGGGTGTAATTGGCATTATTCTCACGCGGACAAAAAGTCGATTTGGGGACACTCTCTCGTCTGGCTCATGGTTCATACGATGACGCAAGCCTTTCCCTTTGCGTTTCGCCTCTACGACAAGGCGGATGGGAAAAGCAAGGGTCAATGGGCCATCGAGATGCTTTCTTCTTTGGATGTGCACGGTTCTGTTTATGTGCTGATGGATTCTTGGTACCCATCGAAAACACTCGTGGAAGCCTGCCTGAAAAAAGGATTCCACGTCATTGCGATGCTCAAGACGAATCGGGTTCTCTATCCAAAAGGCATTGCGATCCAAGCCAAGCAGTTTGCACGCTACATCGAACCGGAAGACACCCATCTCGTCACGGTGGGAGAAGAGCGTTATCGCGTGTATCGCTACGAGGGAGCGCTGAAAGGTCTCGATGATGCCGTTGTGTTGTTGGCTTGGAAAGCCGATCAGCCGATGACACCTGAACATCTTCACTGCGTCTTGAGCACCGACCGGGAGCTAAGCGATGAAGAGATCTTGCGCTACTATGCCCAGCGTTGGTCGATCGAATGCTTTTTTCGACAAGCGAAAGACCAGCTGAAGCTCGATGGGTACCGCGTTCGTCAACGTCGGGCGGTGAAACGGTATTGGATCTTGGTGCAACTCGCTTATGTGTACAGTATGGTCGAATCCAACAGCGATTTCTCTACCGGGCTTGACTTCCTTCGAAAGAAGAAAGGACATAGCCTCGTGGAGTTTATTTACGATGCAGCGAAACAAGATATTCCCATTGATGTCGTTAAAAAACAGCTTCATGTGGCATAA
- a CDS encoding Transposase DDE domain, with amino-acid sequence MTFAFFYRASLGGPDERREQKFATLVGESFLNVTHKYFTHTSDEEIQRIAEAVGDRDSSRTFTLREWIHFFLLAAMHQWKSFRHGADVGPLYGLPRFHYSTVSKKAKEVPYDIMKRLLALIISKCNRQTRRSLRFPKPLRVVDSTTVTVGKNRLPWAPYHGERAGVKLHVAYSPESSLPADVVETTGLRHDGPVGEQLTNAQQVLVEDRAYVKIERLDRFVEQHQLFVIRMKDNIELHQKKSLKRLSSTSSSVQADFTCQLGTKQCRSTKRHRVVIFRDANGRDIRVVTNLFHASAETIADMYQQRWTVEVFFPLGKAISECPDLVWHDGKCGIQSAVCGVHRVCVAAMAV; translated from the coding sequence ATGACATTTGCTTTTTTCTACCGCGCTTCGCTTGGTGGCCCCGACGAGCGTCGCGAACAAAAGTTCGCAACCCTCGTCGGGGAATCATTCCTGAATGTCACCCACAAATATTTTACTCACACTTCGGATGAAGAGATTCAACGGATTGCCGAAGCGGTTGGGGATCGTGATTCGTCTCGAACCTTTACGTTGCGCGAGTGGATTCACTTCTTCCTGCTGGCCGCCATGCATCAATGGAAAAGCTTTCGCCACGGAGCCGATGTGGGGCCTCTGTATGGATTGCCGCGATTCCATTATTCAACTGTATCCAAGAAAGCGAAAGAAGTTCCCTATGACATCATGAAACGCTTGTTGGCGTTGATCATTTCCAAGTGCAACCGCCAAACCCGCCGTTCGCTTCGGTTTCCCAAACCGCTTCGGGTGGTGGATTCGACGACCGTCACGGTCGGGAAAAACCGCCTCCCATGGGCGCCGTATCACGGCGAACGCGCCGGAGTGAAGCTACACGTCGCGTATTCGCCGGAATCCTCGCTGCCGGCAGACGTGGTGGAAACGACCGGACTGCGTCACGATGGCCCAGTGGGAGAACAGTTGACGAACGCTCAACAAGTGCTGGTGGAAGACCGGGCGTATGTCAAAATCGAACGCCTCGATCGATTTGTGGAGCAGCATCAGCTCTTTGTCATTCGGATGAAGGACAACATCGAACTTCATCAGAAAAAAAGCTTGAAACGCCTTTCCAGCACATCCTCATCGGTTCAAGCCGACTTCACGTGCCAGTTGGGGACGAAACAATGCCGCTCCACCAAGCGTCACCGGGTGGTGATCTTTCGAGATGCGAATGGCCGCGACATTCGGGTCGTGACGAACCTCTTCCATGCGTCTGCGGAAACCATTGCCGACATGTACCAACAACGTTGGACTGTTGAGGTCTTTTTTCCGTTGGGTAAAGCAATATCTGAATGTCCCGACCTTGTTTGGCACGACGGAAAATGCGGTATACAATCAGCTGTTTGCGGCGTTCATCGCGTATGTGTTGCTGCGATGGCTGTATGA
- a CDS encoding Transposase and inactivated derivatives, whose protein sequence is MKTVVLKHSPIEIRFNRTFEDFLAYYGIVPKACRPKRTQTKGKVEIVVKYLKDNFFSENMNLLSMH, encoded by the coding sequence ATGAAAACCGTTGTCCTGAAACATAGTCCAATCGAAATTCGATTTAACCGGACGTTCGAGGATTTTCTAGCGTATTACGGTATTGTTCCAAAAGCATGTCGGCCGAAACGTACACAAACAAAGGGAAAAGTAGAAATAGTGGTAAAGTATTTGAAAGATAATTTCTTCAGCGAAAACATGAACCTACTCTCTATGCATTAA
- a CDS encoding Transposase and inactivated derivatives, with amino-acid sequence MLKIGEFFMIRELYQKGWTQTAIAKETGFDRKTIRKYLKGDKLPERKANGKQKASKLDPYKNYLLQRIQEGTTNCVVLFEEIQAMGYTGKMTILRDFVRPYREQPKKQATLRYETPPGKQAQMDWAYVGKYLVDGQYQDIYAFVMVLGYSRMKYVEFTTNMNVETLMKCHMNAFAYLTAFPNRYSMTI; translated from the coding sequence ATGCTGAAGATAGGGGAGTTTTTTATGATTCGAGAGTTATATCAGAAAGGCTGGACTCAAACAGCGATTGCCAAAGAAACAGGATTTGATCGGAAAACCATTCGGAAGTATCTAAAGGGAGACAAGCTTCCAGAACGTAAAGCCAATGGGAAACAGAAAGCAAGTAAGCTAGATCCTTATAAAAACTATCTACTTCAACGAATACAAGAAGGTACAACGAATTGTGTTGTTCTCTTTGAGGAGATTCAAGCGATGGGATACACCGGCAAGATGACGATATTAAGAGATTTTGTTCGACCGTATCGAGAACAGCCAAAGAAACAAGCCACCTTGCGGTATGAAACACCACCGGGCAAACAAGCTCAAATGGACTGGGCCTATGTGGGAAAGTATTTGGTGGATGGTCAATATCAAGATATTTATGCTTTCGTTATGGTACTAGGTTATTCTCGGATGAAATATGTGGAGTTTACGACCAATATGAATGTAGAAACATTAATGAAATGTCATATGAACGCATTTGCTTACTTAACGGCATTCCCGAACAGATACTCTATGACAATATGA